One genomic segment of Bombus vancouverensis nearcticus chromosome 11, iyBomVanc1_principal, whole genome shotgun sequence includes these proteins:
- the LOC117154774 gene encoding protein regulator of cytokinesis 1-like isoform X2, with product MDQIGVLTKELGTNITNAGYENLSLKEVEEVLRADLQNLQYCKTQRVTHFKKLLAKEKSLCKVLGTQPINIEEKLPSEEELKSFELYLEKQEGEKCRLETIFNEQRRAIVRMMDDLGTSPSSSFQHIVYEDDENYVFSNSNMNKLRELREELEHKVNTAKEHVEDIRQELIALWKYLNEPEHICQSFLSSYEGYSVATINALTTELERCKEKRKQNIAKYVSQVRSELVKLWDLCKFSEQQRKEFIYFYSHTYTEDLLTLHELEVKRIQEFYNSNKSIYELLQERDDLWTKMKELLQRANNPDRFYNRGGQLLMEEKERKTIQKKLPKIEEQLRDLIKEYENMHEEIFTINGMSVEELLKESWEHLNEEKESIKKARKEGKDKSAKKATPVVSKIPSKAALSSSKKGIFSIRRHTPLNYSKRKLFCSPSPNTSAKRRNRSIGTSGSKNKGNSAISKKTLKSKNNHKNENSMLQSSTATDTTYSKFEEHLEDKKELRSSLLPEKVLANASKSRRRRSVRTPAKPLRKNLPLSKTPTTSESSQLQLHKSPRSPRIAQSSRLVTISTPLPIIF from the coding sequence ATGGACCAAATAGGTGTTCTAACGAAAGAATTAGgaacaaatattacaaatgctGGATATGAAAATCTATCGTTAAAGGAAGTAGAAGAGGTGCTGCGCGCTGACCTACAAAATTTACAATATTGCAAAACACAACGTGTGACtcattttaaaaaattgcttGCAAAGGAAAAATCCCTTTGTAAGGTATTAGGCACTCAACCAATTAATATAGAAGAAAAATTGCCTTCGGAAGAAGAACTTAAGAGTTTTGAACTCTACCTTGAAAAACAAGAAGGTGAGAAATGTCGTTTAGAAACCATTTTTAACGAACAACGTAGAGCAATTGTTAGAATGATGGATGATTTAGGCACATCTCCATCGTCTAGTTTTCAACATATAGTATATGAAGATGATGAAAATTATGTCTTTAGCAATAGCAATATGAATAAATTAAGAGAACTTAGAGAAGAATTAGAACATAAAGTGAATACTGCAAAGGAACATGTTGAAGACATTAGACAAGAATTAATTGCATTATGGAAATATCTTAACGAACCTGAACATATTTGTCAGTCATTTCTTAGCAGTTACGAAGGATATAGTGTAGCAACTATAAATGCACTAACCACAGAATTGGAGCGATGTAAAGAAAAACGGAAGCAGAACATTGCTAAATATGTGTCACAAGTGAGATCTGAGTTGGTCAAACTGTGGGATTTATGTAAATTCAGTGAACAGCAAAGAAAAgagtttatatatttttattcccaTACATATACAGAAGATTTATTAACATTGCATGAACTGGAAGTAAAAAGGATCCAAGAGTTCTATAATTCAAATAAGTCTATATATGAACTCTTACAGGAGCGTGATGATTTGTGGACAAAAATGAAAGAATTGTTACAACGTGCAAATAATCCAGATCGTTTTTATAATCGTGGTGGTCAGCTATTAATGGAAGAAAAGGAACGTAAAACCATACAGAAAAAGCTGCCAAAAATCGAAGAGCAATTAAGggatttaataaaagaatatgaaaatatgCATGAAGAGATATTTACTATAAATGGAATGTCAGTAGAGGAACTATTGAAAGAATCATGGGAACATTTAAACGAAGAAAAGGAATCCATAAAGAAGGctagaaaagaaggaaaagataaATCAGCAAAGAAAGCAACACCAGTTGTTTCTAAAATTCCTTCTAAAGCTGCTTTAAGTTCATCCAAAAAAGGTATATTCAGTATTCGTCGCCATACTCCGCTTAATTACTCAAAAAGGAAACTTTTCTGTAGTCCATCTCCGAATACATCAGCAAAGCGTAGAAATAGGAGCATAGGAACAAGTGGATCTAAAAATAAAGGAAACAGTGCAATTTCTAAAAAAACATTGAAATCaaaaaataatcataaaaaCGAGAATTCCATGTTACAAAGTTCAACAGCTACTGACACAACATATAGTAAATTTGAAGAACACTTAGAGGATAAGAAAGAACTACGAAGTTCTTTATTACCAGAAAAGGTATTAGCAAATGCAAGTAAATCTAGAAGGAGAAGATCAGTACGAACACCTGCTAAGCCACTAAGAAAAAATTTACCATTATCAAAAACGCCAACAACTTCAGAATCATCGCAATTGCAATTACATAAATCACCACGTAGCCCTAGGATAGCACAATCATCAAGACTTGTCACTATATCAACACCGTTACCTATAATTTTTTGA
- the LOC117154774 gene encoding protein regulator of cytokinesis 1-like isoform X1 produces the protein MADSSEWEPLMQKITAKLSSTLTQLHGIWEEIGYNQEVRSIYCKQVFDHIEDLLGDMVSESKLKKETILVNVKNLMDQIGVLTKELGTNITNAGYENLSLKEVEEVLRADLQNLQYCKTQRVTHFKKLLAKEKSLCKVLGTQPINIEEKLPSEEELKSFELYLEKQEGEKCRLETIFNEQRRAIVRMMDDLGTSPSSSFQHIVYEDDENYVFSNSNMNKLRELREELEHKVNTAKEHVEDIRQELIALWKYLNEPEHICQSFLSSYEGYSVATINALTTELERCKEKRKQNIAKYVSQVRSELVKLWDLCKFSEQQRKEFIYFYSHTYTEDLLTLHELEVKRIQEFYNSNKSIYELLQERDDLWTKMKELLQRANNPDRFYNRGGQLLMEEKERKTIQKKLPKIEEQLRDLIKEYENMHEEIFTINGMSVEELLKESWEHLNEEKESIKKARKEGKDKSAKKATPVVSKIPSKAALSSSKKGIFSIRRHTPLNYSKRKLFCSPSPNTSAKRRNRSIGTSGSKNKGNSAISKKTLKSKNNHKNENSMLQSSTATDTTYSKFEEHLEDKKELRSSLLPEKVLANASKSRRRRSVRTPAKPLRKNLPLSKTPTTSESSQLQLHKSPRSPRIAQSSRLVTISTPLPIIF, from the coding sequence atggCCGATTCGTCCGAATGGGAACCGCTTATGCAGAAGATTACTGCAAAACTAAGTAGTACATTGACTCAATTGCACGGAATATGGGAAGAAATAGGATATAATCAAGAAGTACGTTCAATATATTGCAAACAAGTATTTGATCATATAGAAGATTTATTAGGCGATATGGTTTCAGAGTCAAAgctgaaaaaagaaacgatattaGTCAATGTTAAAAATTTGATGGACCAAATAGGTGTTCTAACGAAAGAATTAGgaacaaatattacaaatgctGGATATGAAAATCTATCGTTAAAGGAAGTAGAAGAGGTGCTGCGCGCTGACCTACAAAATTTACAATATTGCAAAACACAACGTGTGACtcattttaaaaaattgcttGCAAAGGAAAAATCCCTTTGTAAGGTATTAGGCACTCAACCAATTAATATAGAAGAAAAATTGCCTTCGGAAGAAGAACTTAAGAGTTTTGAACTCTACCTTGAAAAACAAGAAGGTGAGAAATGTCGTTTAGAAACCATTTTTAACGAACAACGTAGAGCAATTGTTAGAATGATGGATGATTTAGGCACATCTCCATCGTCTAGTTTTCAACATATAGTATATGAAGATGATGAAAATTATGTCTTTAGCAATAGCAATATGAATAAATTAAGAGAACTTAGAGAAGAATTAGAACATAAAGTGAATACTGCAAAGGAACATGTTGAAGACATTAGACAAGAATTAATTGCATTATGGAAATATCTTAACGAACCTGAACATATTTGTCAGTCATTTCTTAGCAGTTACGAAGGATATAGTGTAGCAACTATAAATGCACTAACCACAGAATTGGAGCGATGTAAAGAAAAACGGAAGCAGAACATTGCTAAATATGTGTCACAAGTGAGATCTGAGTTGGTCAAACTGTGGGATTTATGTAAATTCAGTGAACAGCAAAGAAAAgagtttatatatttttattcccaTACATATACAGAAGATTTATTAACATTGCATGAACTGGAAGTAAAAAGGATCCAAGAGTTCTATAATTCAAATAAGTCTATATATGAACTCTTACAGGAGCGTGATGATTTGTGGACAAAAATGAAAGAATTGTTACAACGTGCAAATAATCCAGATCGTTTTTATAATCGTGGTGGTCAGCTATTAATGGAAGAAAAGGAACGTAAAACCATACAGAAAAAGCTGCCAAAAATCGAAGAGCAATTAAGggatttaataaaagaatatgaaaatatgCATGAAGAGATATTTACTATAAATGGAATGTCAGTAGAGGAACTATTGAAAGAATCATGGGAACATTTAAACGAAGAAAAGGAATCCATAAAGAAGGctagaaaagaaggaaaagataaATCAGCAAAGAAAGCAACACCAGTTGTTTCTAAAATTCCTTCTAAAGCTGCTTTAAGTTCATCCAAAAAAGGTATATTCAGTATTCGTCGCCATACTCCGCTTAATTACTCAAAAAGGAAACTTTTCTGTAGTCCATCTCCGAATACATCAGCAAAGCGTAGAAATAGGAGCATAGGAACAAGTGGATCTAAAAATAAAGGAAACAGTGCAATTTCTAAAAAAACATTGAAATCaaaaaataatcataaaaaCGAGAATTCCATGTTACAAAGTTCAACAGCTACTGACACAACATATAGTAAATTTGAAGAACACTTAGAGGATAAGAAAGAACTACGAAGTTCTTTATTACCAGAAAAGGTATTAGCAAATGCAAGTAAATCTAGAAGGAGAAGATCAGTACGAACACCTGCTAAGCCACTAAGAAAAAATTTACCATTATCAAAAACGCCAACAACTTCAGAATCATCGCAATTGCAATTACATAAATCACCACGTAGCCCTAGGATAGCACAATCATCAAGACTTGTCACTATATCAACACCGTTACCTATAATTTTTTGA
- the LOC143303352 gene encoding uncharacterized protein LOC143303352, with translation MINKYANKSGAKSSGGTTYLTRDTTDMALADLNEKCGKLTALCHLKSKAYLSNNEDEILELSLHLKNPDFFNFKVNPFIAQSKSLIQLIQLKYRRVQILMSPTSCLFLNYQLYIATKMF, from the exons ATGATTAACAAATACGCGAACAAATCTGGCGCGAAGTCATCAGGTGGCACCACGTATCTCACAAGGGATACTACGGACATGGCCCTCGCCGATTTGAATGAAAAGTGTG GTAAGCTGACAGCACTTTGTCATTTAAAATCGAAAGCATACTTATCGAACAACGAAGATGAAATATTAGAGTTATCGCTGCACTTGAAGAACCCGGATTTTTTCAACTTCAAAGTTAATCCATTTATTGCTCAGTCGAAGTCTCTTATCcaattaattcaattaaaatatcGAAGAGTTCAAATTTTAATGAGTCCAACTTCATGCttgtttttaaattatcaaCTGTATATCGCGACCAAAATGTTTTAG